ACTCCTGCGAACATTCGCGGCGCCATCCTTGTCGACGGCGGCGGCGTTGAACTCACCACACCAAACGCATATACTCTCACCCTTACCGGTACCGGCTCATTTAACAAACTCGGCGCCGGCACGCTCACGCTCGCATCCAACTTTGGCGGCGCGTTTGACATTTCCGCAGGGGCTGTCGCTTTCGACACCGCCGCCACGCTCGACAGTGCCCGCGCCGTAACCCTTGCCTCCGGCGGCACCCTTTCCGGCTCGCTCGCCCGCACCGCCGGCCAGACACTCTCCGCCGCCGCTGGCAGCGCCATCACCGGCAATGTTTCATTCAACAACACCACGCTCGCGCTCTCGCCCGCGTCCCCGGGTGCGGCGGCGTTCTCCATCGGCGGCAACCTCACGTTTGCCGACTCCACCCTCAAACTCGGCCTCTTCGACGCAGCCGACACCATCATCACCATCGCCGGCTCCCTCAGCATCTCCGGCGTAAACACCCTCGACCTTACTCCGGGCATGTCCGGCACCTACACAATCGCCGGCTTTGGCGCGCTGGCCGGCAGCACCATCACGATTGACGGCGCCGCGCAAGGCGGCTCCGGCGCCCGCCAAAATGCCACCAGTGTCGCCGCTGGCTCCGCCCTCCAGATTCTCGTCCAGTCCGACATCTCGCGCCGCCTCACGTGGACAGGTTCCGACTCCGCAAGCTGGGACACCACCGGCGACAATTGGACCGGTTCCAACAACACAAAAAACTACATCAGCCTCGACGCCGTCACCTTCGATGGAGTGTCCGATGCGGGCAATCCGGCCAACCGCGCCATCACGCTCACGGGCAACACGCGCGTCTCCGACATCACCGTTTCCGGCGACGCCGACTACACCTTTGCCGGCGCCGGTGGCATCACCTCCGGCACACGCATCATCACGCTTCCCGGCAATCCCGACAACCTCGCGGGAGTCACGGGCAAACTCATAAAAACCGGTGCAGGCACGCTCACCTTTGAAAACACCGGCGCGAACAATTTTGGCGGCGGCATCGAAATCTCCGGCGGCGCAATCGTCTTTGACAACGTCGCCCAGCTTGGCACCGCCATTACAGAAAGCGAACACGCTGCAATCGCCTTTACCGGCACGGGCGGCACCCTTGCCGGCACATTCGCCGGTGACGGCATGCTTGCCGGCGCAGTCAGCATCGCCGGCTCGGCCACGGCCACCTTCGAAATCGACGGCGCCGCGCTGATGCTTTCCTCCGGTATCTCCGGCGCAGGCACACTCGAAAAAACCGGCGATGGCACGCTCGAAATTTCCGGCTCCGCCGCCCACGCCGGCGCCGTCACCATCACCGGCGGTACGCTCGCCGCCGGAGCGAATAACCTGCGCGGAGCGTCCATCATCAACAACGCTGCTCTCGCGCTCCGCGCCGAGACCGACGCTGATTATTCTGGCGCGATCACCGGCACCGGCGCGTTCTTCAAGACTGGCGCAGGTACGCTCGAATTCACCGGCACGCTCACGCTCCAGACCGTGACGATTTCGCAAGGCTCACTTGTGATAAAACCTGTTACCATGCTCGCCGCCGCATCGGTCTTTGACATCGCGACCGGCGCCGCGCTCATGGGAACCGGCAGCTTTTCCGCGCCGCAACTGACCAACGCCGGCGTCATCAAAGTTGGCCGCGCCGCCGACCCGTCCGCGCCGCACGGCGTGATGACTTTTGCCGGAAACTACACCGGCGCCGCCACGGGCGAAATCCGCCTCGATATGTCACTCGGTACCGGCGGCACGATGGAATTTGACCGCTTCATCATCAATGGCGACGCCGACGGCTTCACGCGCGTTTCGTTGCAGGAGCAACCCAGCGCTGACCCGCTGCGCGGCGACACCTCGTTGCTGCCCTCGCTCGGCGACATGCTCATCGTCACCGGCTCCGCCGCCGAAGGCGCGTTTGTCCAAAACGGCACCGTCGAGTTTGCCGGCGGCAAATACCAATGGGACCCCGCGCTTAACGCCGGCACCGGCGGCTGGCGCACGCTCGTCGCCGAGCCAATCCGCGCCATCGCCGCGCT
This genomic stretch from Termitidicoccus mucosus harbors:
- a CDS encoding autotransporter outer membrane beta-barrel domain-containing protein; amino-acid sequence: MVNLLPLHAATYTWTGSAGDNDWYNAANWDAGIVPLQTDIVSFNTIAGPVFDSVSATAATLNIGNTANTTGSIALNNSYLRIAAANIGANATGTAFMALNNSTLYVTNNLNFATTGYAVVDLHGSSTITVVGTYDTGVGNQTSGTGIITLNDSSAWLSPRNMQLGSRGYGVLILNGNSRASAPTTIYIGGNLAAGARGLVEIHGSAHLSSSGSAVVGHTGTGTVILTDSGSFTASSFITLGQAATHKGIITLSDNALISSGSLIVGLGGTGTVTFLNGGNLRANAITLASSGAARGTLEIAGNGSHSITRGDGQTLIDIVGGTGTGGATVLFTHVNSELVFNNKLTGALAVEVNGSGCTTLAAENDYTGGNIVRSGTLAGTPANIRGAILVDGGGVELTTPNAYTLTLTGTGSFNKLGAGTLTLASNFGGAFDISAGAVAFDTAATLDSARAVTLASGGTLSGSLARTAGQTLSAAAGSAITGNVSFNNTTLALSPASPGAAAFSIGGNLTFADSTLKLGLFDAADTIITIAGSLSISGVNTLDLTPGMSGTYTIAGFGALAGSTITIDGAAQGGSGARQNATSVAAGSALQILVQSDISRRLTWTGSDSASWDTTGDNWTGSNNTKNYISLDAVTFDGVSDAGNPANRAITLTGNTRVSDITVSGDADYTFAGAGGITSGTRIITLPGNPDNLAGVTGKLIKTGAGTLTFENTGANNFGGGIEISGGAIVFDNVAQLGTAITESEHAAIAFTGTGGTLAGTFAGDGMLAGAVSIAGSATATFEIDGAALMLSSGISGAGTLEKTGDGTLEISGSAAHAGAVTITGGTLAAGANNLRGASIINNAALALRAETDADYSGAITGTGAFFKTGAGTLEFTGTLTLQTVTISQGSLVIKPVTMLAAASVFDIATGAALMGTGSFSAPQLTNAGVIKVGRAADPSAPHGVMTFAGNYTGAATGEIRLDMSLGTGGTMEFDRFIINGDADGFTRVSLQEQPSADPLRGDTSLLPSLGDMLIVTGSAAEGAFVQNGTVEFAGGKYQWDPALNAGTGGWRTLVAEPIRAIAALDAAALIIGKAAFASLENRLPAARETTVNRSKQFWLAGFQRDEKFDGVRYDRYDTPPRADADTQGVQAGFDWLSLPTPESIFIFGLFLDHAKSDIHLPGRVTTGATTSTGGGLYASGIIGAWHIDALLRNGTEKYDAVAPRVLPFSTSGYSWGGQLSAGRDIALGKAKKWRLEPAARIFYQAHKLKSVTDSAGRRYSVVGADMKEFRASLRISHDGTWKNNLKCAPWLRVGWLCDIGGDGRVNVADQTFKNALGGTGAEIGAGLLLNLSRKAALQADLEWFDTAATQGAAATLGIAFAW